The proteins below come from a single Streptomyces sp. MRC013 genomic window:
- a CDS encoding helix-turn-helix domain-containing protein translates to MLDETVFHGAEVPEDERLDRWREHLAGTYVPVEVASSHPPGFTAHQRVLAFGAVRVWTTEHPPMTLRRTPALIRRSDPGLLHVSLPLRGRMSVAGPGGGAVADPYDLCVQDTSRPYVMRAEADGGEGRVLGTGLLVERRLVAPPGRDRPATRLVPGREGVGALLATLLRQLVEDAGSYRDADGARLGAVLLDLVSALLAPARGGEAAAPGEARRRALVRRVRAYVQQRLHDPELTPRAVAAAHHVSVGYLHRIFREEGETVAAWIRAQRLERARRDLADPALAATPVHVIGARWGFPRASDFTRAFRGAYGAPPSDCRPGARP, encoded by the coding sequence GTGCTGGACGAGACGGTGTTCCACGGTGCGGAGGTGCCCGAGGACGAGCGGTTGGACCGCTGGCGCGAACACCTGGCGGGCACGTACGTGCCGGTGGAGGTCGCGAGCAGCCACCCGCCCGGCTTCACCGCGCACCAGCGCGTCCTGGCGTTCGGCGCGGTCCGGGTGTGGACGACCGAGCACCCGCCGATGACGCTGCGGCGGACGCCGGCCCTGATCCGGCGCTCCGATCCCGGGCTGCTCCACGTGTCGCTGCCGCTGCGCGGCCGGATGAGCGTGGCCGGACCCGGCGGCGGGGCCGTGGCCGACCCGTACGACCTGTGCGTGCAGGACACCTCCCGGCCCTACGTGATGCGGGCGGAGGCCGACGGCGGCGAGGGGAGGGTGCTGGGCACCGGTCTCCTCGTCGAGCGGCGGCTGGTCGCCCCGCCCGGCCGCGACCGGCCCGCGACCCGGCTGGTCCCGGGCCGGGAGGGGGTCGGCGCGCTGCTGGCGACGCTTCTGCGGCAGCTGGTGGAGGACGCGGGGTCGTACCGCGACGCGGACGGTGCCCGTCTCGGTGCCGTCCTGCTGGACCTGGTGTCCGCCCTGCTCGCGCCCGCGCGGGGCGGGGAGGCGGCGGCCCCGGGCGAGGCGCGGCGGCGGGCGCTGGTGCGGCGCGTCCGGGCGTACGTCCAGCAGCGGCTCCACGACCCGGAGCTGACCCCGCGGGCCGTGGCGGCCGCCCACCACGTCTCGGTGGGCTACCTGCACCGGATCTTCCGGGAAGAGGGCGAGACGGTGGCCGCGTGGATCCGCGCGCAGCGGCTGGAGCGCGCCCGCCGGGACCTGGCGGATCCGGCGCTGGCGGCGACCCCCGTCCACGTCATCGGCGCGCGCTGGGGCTTCCCCCGGGCCTCGGACTTCACCCGGGCGTTCCGCGGCGCGTACGGGGCGCCGCCGAGCGACTGCCGTCCCGGTGCCCGCCCCTGA
- a CDS encoding TraR/DksA C4-type zinc finger protein, with protein MTLGSADSHAAPGRLTEHEARQRLEHERESRLAQLKAIDAAGVGQQAADDLLAAQRDSARRVLKEIDAAFERLADGTYGDCQGCGRAIPAERLEILPYTRHCVGCRRGAV; from the coding sequence ATGACGCTCGGCAGCGCCGATTCCCACGCCGCCCCCGGACGGCTGACGGAGCACGAGGCCCGGCAGCGCCTCGAACACGAGCGCGAGTCCCGGCTCGCGCAGCTCAAGGCGATCGATGCGGCGGGCGTCGGGCAGCAGGCCGCCGACGACCTCCTCGCCGCGCAGCGGGACTCCGCGCGGCGCGTCCTGAAGGAGATCGACGCGGCGTTCGAGCGCCTGGCCGACGGCACGTACGGCGACTGCCAGGGCTGCGGCAGGGCCATCCCGGCCGAGCGCCTGGAGATCCTGCCCTACACCCGCCACTGCGTCGGCTGCCGGCGCGGGGCGGTCTGA
- a CDS encoding HAMP domain-containing sensor histidine kinase, with translation MSLFWRIFGLNALVLGAATALLLWAPVTVSVPVLLTEAVILVAGLGVMLVANAALLRVGLAPLERLTREMTTVDLLRPGQRLPVPGNGGVAELIRTFNDMLDRLEAERATSSARALSAQEAERRRVAQELHDEVGQSMTAVLLGLKRVADRAPEPLRAELHHAQEITRSSLDEVRRLARRLRPGVLEDLGLVSALTSLADDFATHTGLVVRRRLAPDLPPLDRQTELVLYRVAQEGLTNAARHAEATRVDLVLRRTPGGVVLSVEDDGRGVGVAREGAGVRGMRERALLAGATLDLSPGRDGGTRVSLSVPAAGRRA, from the coding sequence GTGTCGTTGTTCTGGCGGATCTTCGGGCTCAACGCCCTCGTCCTGGGTGCGGCCACGGCGTTGCTGCTGTGGGCGCCGGTGACCGTTTCCGTACCGGTCCTGCTGACGGAGGCGGTGATCCTGGTGGCCGGGCTGGGCGTGATGCTCGTCGCCAACGCGGCGCTGCTGCGGGTCGGCCTGGCCCCGCTGGAGCGGCTGACGCGCGAGATGACGACCGTGGACCTGCTGCGGCCCGGCCAGCGGCTGCCCGTGCCGGGGAACGGCGGGGTGGCGGAGCTGATCCGCACGTTCAACGACATGCTGGACCGGCTGGAGGCGGAGCGCGCCACCAGCAGCGCCCGCGCCCTGTCCGCCCAGGAGGCGGAGCGGCGGCGGGTCGCGCAGGAGCTGCACGACGAGGTCGGCCAGAGCATGACGGCGGTCCTGCTCGGGTTGAAGCGGGTCGCGGACCGGGCCCCGGAGCCGCTGCGGGCCGAGCTGCACCACGCGCAGGAGATCACCCGGTCGAGCCTGGACGAGGTGCGGCGGCTCGCCCGCCGGCTGCGCCCCGGGGTCCTGGAGGACCTCGGGCTGGTCAGCGCGCTGACGTCGCTGGCCGACGACTTCGCCACCCACACGGGGCTGGTCGTGCGGCGCCGCCTCGCCCCGGACCTGCCGCCGCTGGACCGCCAGACGGAGCTGGTGCTGTACCGGGTCGCGCAGGAGGGGCTCACCAACGCCGCCCGGCACGCCGAGGCGACCAGGGTCGACCTGGTGCTGCGCCGCACGCCGGGCGGGGTGGTGCTCTCCGTGGAGGACGACGGCCGGGGCGTCGGCGTGGCCCGCGAGGGCGCGGGCGTCCGGGGCATGCGGGAGCGGGCCCTGCTCGCCGGCGCCACGCTCGACCTCTCCCCCGGCCGCGACGGCGGCACCCGGGTGTCCCTGTCCGTCCCGGCCGCCGGGAGGCGCGCGTGA
- a CDS encoding response regulator transcription factor: protein MNPSDTSPVRILLADDHALVRRGVRLILDGEPDLRVVAEAGDGAEAIAMAREHPADLAVLDVAMPRMTGLQAARELSAHHPSLRILMLSMYDNEQYFFQSLKAGACGYVLKSVADRDLVAACRAAMRGEPFLYPGAVTALVRDYLDRARHGGEPPDRVLTAREEEVLKLVAEGHSSKDIADILVISVKTVQRHRANLLQKLGLRDRLQLTRYAIRAGLIEP, encoded by the coding sequence GTGAACCCGTCCGACACCTCCCCCGTCCGGATCCTGCTCGCCGACGACCACGCGCTGGTCCGCCGGGGCGTCCGGCTGATCCTGGACGGCGAACCGGACCTGCGGGTCGTCGCCGAGGCCGGGGACGGCGCCGAGGCGATCGCCATGGCCCGCGAGCACCCCGCCGACCTGGCCGTCCTGGACGTGGCGATGCCCCGGATGACGGGGCTCCAGGCGGCGCGGGAGCTGTCCGCGCACCACCCGTCGCTGCGGATCCTGATGCTGAGCATGTACGACAACGAGCAGTACTTCTTCCAGTCCCTGAAGGCCGGCGCCTGCGGATACGTGCTCAAGTCCGTCGCCGACCGGGACCTGGTCGCGGCCTGCCGGGCGGCGATGCGCGGCGAGCCGTTCCTCTACCCGGGGGCCGTGACGGCCCTGGTCCGCGACTACCTGGACCGGGCCCGGCACGGCGGGGAGCCGCCGGACCGGGTGCTGACCGCGCGCGAGGAGGAGGTCCTCAAGCTGGTGGCGGAGGGCCACTCCTCGAAGGACATCGCGGACATCCTGGTGATCAGTGTCAAGACGGTGCAGCGGCACCGGGCGAACCTGCTGCAGAAGCTGGGCCTTCGGGACCGCCTCCAGCTGACCCGTTACGCCATCAGGGCGGGTCTGATCGAGCCGTGA
- a CDS encoding PLP-dependent aminotransferase family protein: protein MRHPVPPPAVASRLANVASSPVRDILSLTARPEVISFAGGLPAPELFDVDGLRAALDRVLADAPGRVLQYSTTEGDADLREAVARRLTARALPTDPDDLVITTGSQQALTLITTTALEPGDVVLVEDPCYLAALQTFGFAGARVVPVPTDDDGVIPEALDEIVAREPAKLLYLVPTFQNPTGRTLPAARRTAVAEAAARHGFWIVEDDPYGELRYDGEQVPWIAASPAASDRTILLGSFSKIMAPGLRLGYLRAPAAIRRSCVLAKQAADLHTSTVDQAVAARYLRDSDLDAHIGTICDAYRERRDALLDGLPTALPPGSRWNHPAGGMFVWVALPEGHDATRLLHVAVGHEVAYVPGAPFFAGTPDPATLRLSFTAHPPEEITEGLRRLAKTFA from the coding sequence ATGAGGCATCCTGTTCCCCCGCCCGCCGTCGCTTCCCGCCTGGCCAATGTCGCCTCCTCGCCGGTGCGGGACATCCTGTCGCTTACCGCACGCCCTGAAGTGATCTCCTTCGCAGGGGGACTTCCGGCTCCGGAGCTGTTCGACGTCGACGGCCTCAGGGCCGCCTTGGACCGCGTACTGGCCGACGCCCCCGGCCGGGTCCTCCAGTACTCCACCACCGAGGGCGACGCCGACCTGCGCGAGGCCGTCGCACGGCGCCTCACGGCACGGGCACTGCCCACCGACCCCGACGACCTGGTGATCACGACGGGATCGCAACAGGCCCTCACCCTCATCACCACGACCGCCCTGGAGCCCGGCGACGTCGTGCTCGTCGAGGACCCCTGCTACCTGGCCGCCCTCCAGACCTTCGGTTTCGCCGGCGCCCGCGTCGTCCCCGTCCCCACCGACGACGACGGCGTCATCCCCGAGGCCCTGGACGAGATCGTCGCGCGCGAACCGGCCAAGCTGCTCTACCTGGTCCCCACCTTCCAGAACCCCACCGGCCGCACGCTCCCGGCCGCGCGGCGCACCGCCGTCGCCGAGGCCGCCGCCCGGCACGGCTTCTGGATCGTCGAAGACGACCCCTACGGCGAACTCCGCTACGACGGGGAGCAGGTGCCCTGGATCGCCGCGTCCCCCGCCGCGTCCGACCGCACCATCCTGCTCGGTTCCTTCTCCAAGATCATGGCCCCGGGCCTGCGCCTCGGATACCTCCGCGCCCCCGCGGCCATCCGCCGGTCCTGCGTCCTCGCCAAGCAGGCCGCCGACCTCCACACCTCCACCGTCGACCAGGCCGTGGCCGCACGCTACCTGCGCGACAGCGACCTGGACGCCCACATCGGGACCATCTGCGACGCCTACCGGGAACGCCGCGACGCCCTCCTCGACGGCCTGCCCACCGCCCTGCCCCCCGGCAGCCGCTGGAACCACCCGGCGGGCGGCATGTTCGTCTGGGTCGCCCTGCCCGAGGGCCACGACGCCACCCGGCTCCTCCACGTCGCCGTCGGTCACGAGGTGGCCTACGTCCCCGGCGCCCCGTTCTTCGCCGGCACCCCGGACCCGGCCACCCTGCGCCTGTCCTTCACCGCCCACCCTCCCGAGGAGATCACCGAGGGCCTGCGCCGTCTGGCCAAGACCTTCGCGTAA
- a CDS encoding Phenylacetic acid catabolic protein has product MSSTIPNDEVVVVRTPAEFLAMPEDYQEIAIRGMIVNTEGELSGGDDYVQVFLPLAPNAEERQVCAERAVEEYDHYKIGKRVLADIGVDTTYMEKQTLAERKLFAGHEFHACTTWAERGVFSYIGEETAMVMISEFARSSYKPWAEAVRTIVLDEKVHIAHGARVCRSLAATDEGREELQQALDRLWPGFERIFGSSRSERSRMAVRYGLRQTTNGQARDVWREKVTPRIRNLGLKVPE; this is encoded by the coding sequence ATGTCATCCACCATTCCGAATGACGAGGTCGTCGTGGTGCGGACTCCTGCGGAATTCCTCGCGATGCCCGAGGACTACCAGGAGATCGCGATCCGGGGAATGATCGTCAATACCGAGGGCGAGCTCTCGGGCGGCGACGACTACGTACAGGTCTTCCTGCCGCTGGCGCCGAACGCCGAGGAGCGGCAGGTCTGCGCGGAACGGGCAGTCGAGGAGTACGACCACTACAAGATCGGCAAGCGTGTCCTCGCCGACATCGGCGTCGACACGACCTACATGGAGAAGCAGACGCTCGCCGAGCGGAAACTCTTCGCAGGCCATGAGTTCCACGCGTGCACCACCTGGGCCGAGCGCGGCGTCTTCTCCTACATCGGCGAGGAGACGGCGATGGTGATGATCTCCGAGTTCGCCCGGAGCAGTTACAAGCCGTGGGCCGAGGCCGTCCGCACCATCGTCCTCGACGAGAAGGTCCACATCGCGCACGGGGCGCGGGTCTGCCGCAGCCTGGCGGCGACGGACGAGGGCCGTGAGGAGCTGCAGCAGGCGCTGGACCGGCTGTGGCCCGGTTTCGAGCGCATCTTCGGCAGCTCGCGGTCCGAGCGCTCCCGCATGGCCGTCCGCTACGGACTGCGGCAGACGACGAACGGGCAGGCGCGGGACGTCTGGCGGGAGAAGGTGACGCCGCGCATCAGGAACCTGGGGCTGAAGGTTCCCGAGTAG
- a CDS encoding radical SAM protein — MATSVTIGKRPLTRREAKERTAALLAQRPDLADRLHRLRRLGRTVRSCEVHLTNTCNIRCKGCWYFEGGFDTAVRELSDVGKIKAFARRLRDDGVNQATLIGGEPTLVLRRVEAFVEELPYITVSTNGLRPMPVQGFEHIAIAVSVFGGGPLDDDLRAIRVNGSKFTGLFDTALSHYRDDPRVLFIFALSEAGLPHLEPTVRKIEDNGNIVTFNFYSEHGSDHPIRIENERRVLEEALRVKELYPRTVVSHPYFIRTLVTGTSHWGARFGYDVCPSLSVDHPAHEERVANGNPVIPGFAAWGADYESLQFCCTSGDCGGCRDSQAVYSWLVVSANRFLDGAERLEEWLEITESYWRQWHWSPLHATKAA, encoded by the coding sequence ATGGCAACGTCCGTCACGATCGGCAAACGCCCCCTCACCCGCAGGGAGGCCAAGGAGCGCACGGCCGCCCTGCTGGCGCAGCGGCCGGATCTGGCCGACCGGCTGCACCGCCTGCGCCGGCTCGGACGCACCGTCCGCTCGTGCGAGGTCCACCTGACCAACACGTGCAACATCCGCTGCAAGGGCTGCTGGTACTTCGAAGGCGGCTTCGACACGGCGGTCAGGGAGCTGTCCGACGTCGGCAAGATCAAGGCCTTCGCCCGGAGGCTGCGGGACGACGGCGTCAACCAGGCGACGCTGATCGGCGGTGAACCCACGCTGGTCCTGCGCCGGGTGGAGGCGTTCGTCGAGGAGCTCCCCTACATCACCGTCTCCACCAACGGGCTGCGGCCGATGCCCGTACAGGGCTTCGAGCACATCGCGATCGCCGTCAGCGTCTTCGGCGGCGGGCCGCTCGACGACGACCTGCGCGCCATCCGCGTCAACGGGTCGAAGTTCACCGGTCTGTTCGACACGGCGCTGTCCCACTACCGCGACGACCCCCGGGTGCTGTTCATCTTCGCTCTCTCCGAGGCCGGCCTGCCCCACCTGGAACCGACGGTCCGGAAGATCGAGGACAACGGCAACATCGTCACGTTCAACTTCTACAGTGAGCACGGCTCCGACCACCCGATCCGGATCGAGAACGAGCGCCGGGTGCTGGAGGAGGCGCTGCGGGTCAAGGAGTTGTACCCGCGGACGGTGGTGAGCCACCCCTACTTCATCCGCACCCTCGTCACCGGCACCTCCCACTGGGGCGCCCGTTTCGGCTACGACGTCTGTCCGAGTCTGAGCGTGGACCACCCGGCCCACGAGGAGCGCGTCGCCAACGGCAATCCGGTGATCCCCGGCTTCGCGGCCTGGGGAGCCGACTACGAGTCGCTGCAGTTCTGCTGCACCTCCGGGGACTGCGGCGGCTGCCGGGACAGCCAGGCCGTCTACAGCTGGCTGGTGGTCAGCGCCAACCGGTTCCTGGACGGCGCGGAGCGGCTGGAGGAGTGGCTGGAGATCACGGAGAGCTACTGGCGGCAGTGGCACTGGTCGCCGTTGCACGCCACCAAGGCGGCGTAG
- a CDS encoding acyl carrier protein, with protein sequence MLDHAAIEKFVNDALVELGVDEADVSPDAALDDLEIDSLDTVELAQAIRKDLKIPVKMKDFDGLDTVGQILRLCYEKAGLE encoded by the coding sequence ATGCTTGACCACGCCGCGATCGAGAAGTTCGTCAACGACGCCCTGGTGGAACTCGGCGTCGACGAGGCGGACGTCTCCCCGGACGCCGCGCTCGACGACCTGGAGATCGACTCGCTCGACACGGTCGAACTGGCGCAGGCGATCAGGAAGGACCTGAAGATCCCGGTGAAGATGAAGGACTTCGACGGCCTCGACACCGTCGGCCAGATCCTCAGGCTCTGCTACGAGAAGGCCGGACTTGAGTGA
- the fabI gene encoding enoyl-ACP reductase FabI, with product MSDAAGAVVTGFGAVTPLGVGADALHERAVAGESALHGGLGSCDGFRPCDHLSRHLVRRTDRFTQFTLVAADEALARAGWTPGGLPYDAARVACVIGCGLGGTASFEAQGAVLAEQGAEYVSALTVPRMMANAAASHLSMRYGLTGESLCVASACSSGAQAVGAGLRLLAAGAADAVVVGGAEASTSELVGAAFRNTGALSPTGRCLPFDTDRDGFVIGEGAGVLVLETAGGAARRGAEALGAVRGYGATSDAHHLTAPDPGGGPAAEAVVQALRRAGTAPGELDYLNAHGTGTPLNDRLECDALRLALGGDVLARVPMSSSKGALGHLFGAAGAVEAIATLQALRHGVAPPTAGLRQPDERLGELDLVRTARELPRGRPRVGLSTSFGFGGHNAALVLSTPRPTKGRSAMLGFEGRRYLVTGVLNDDSIAWHTAKALQEAGSEVLLTGFGRTRRITEAAAAGLPRPADVLELDATRPDDLTRLAEVLEDRWGAVDGVLHAIAAAPQSALSGNFLTTPVEDAAHALHTAAVSLHGLTTALAPLLAKNRGSVVGLDFDSSGAWPGYDWMGVGKAALGAVCRYLALYLGGSGIRVNLVAAGPVETVAGSAVSTFGTIADRWEREAPLGWDRADVRRLTGPVLFLLSDLAATVTGEIVHADGGMHAVRMGAGDRTRRKGDAR from the coding sequence TTGAGTGACGCGGCGGGGGCGGTGGTGACGGGCTTCGGCGCGGTCACCCCGCTCGGTGTCGGCGCCGACGCGCTGCACGAGCGGGCCGTCGCCGGGGAGAGCGCACTGCACGGCGGGCTCGGCTCCTGCGACGGCTTCCGCCCCTGCGACCACCTCTCCCGTCACCTCGTGCGCCGCACCGACCGTTTCACGCAGTTCACGCTGGTGGCGGCGGACGAAGCGCTGGCGCGGGCCGGCTGGACCCCCGGCGGGCTCCCGTACGACGCCGCGCGCGTCGCCTGCGTCATCGGCTGCGGGCTCGGCGGTACGGCCAGTTTCGAGGCGCAGGGCGCGGTCCTCGCGGAGCAGGGCGCCGAGTACGTTTCGGCCCTGACGGTGCCGCGGATGATGGCCAACGCCGCCGCATCGCACCTGTCGATGCGGTACGGGCTCACAGGCGAGTCGCTGTGTGTGGCCTCCGCCTGCAGCAGTGGTGCGCAGGCCGTCGGTGCGGGACTGCGGCTGCTGGCCGCGGGCGCGGCGGACGCCGTCGTGGTGGGCGGCGCGGAGGCGTCGACGTCGGAGCTCGTCGGAGCCGCCTTCCGCAACACCGGGGCGCTCTCCCCCACCGGTCGGTGCCTGCCGTTCGACACGGACCGGGACGGCTTCGTCATCGGGGAGGGCGCGGGCGTCCTCGTACTGGAGACGGCCGGCGGCGCCGCCCGGCGCGGGGCCGAGGCGCTCGGCGCCGTGCGCGGCTACGGCGCCACCTCCGACGCCCACCACCTCACCGCCCCCGATCCCGGCGGCGGCCCGGCCGCCGAGGCCGTCGTCCAGGCTCTGCGCCGGGCCGGAACGGCACCCGGGGAGCTGGACTACCTCAACGCCCACGGCACCGGCACCCCGCTCAACGACCGGCTGGAGTGCGACGCCCTGCGCCTGGCCCTCGGCGGCGACGTACTGGCCCGCGTCCCGATGTCGTCCAGCAAGGGCGCCCTCGGGCACCTCTTCGGTGCGGCCGGAGCGGTGGAGGCCATCGCCACGCTGCAGGCGCTGCGCCACGGCGTCGCGCCCCCGACCGCCGGCCTGCGGCAGCCGGACGAGCGCCTCGGCGAGCTGGACCTGGTCCGGACGGCGCGCGAACTGCCCCGCGGGCGGCCGCGGGTGGGTCTGTCGACGTCGTTCGGTTTCGGGGGCCACAACGCGGCGCTCGTGCTCTCCACCCCCCGACCGACGAAAGGCCGTAGTGCGATGCTCGGTTTCGAAGGACGCCGCTACCTCGTGACCGGGGTCCTCAACGACGACTCCATCGCCTGGCACACCGCCAAGGCCCTCCAGGAGGCGGGCTCGGAGGTGCTGCTGACCGGGTTCGGCCGGACGCGGCGGATCACCGAGGCCGCGGCGGCCGGGTTGCCCCGCCCCGCCGACGTCCTCGAACTCGACGCCACCCGGCCGGACGACCTCACCCGGCTGGCCGAAGTCCTGGAGGACAGGTGGGGCGCGGTCGACGGCGTCCTGCACGCGATCGCCGCCGCCCCGCAGTCCGCGCTGAGCGGCAACTTCCTCACCACTCCCGTCGAGGACGCCGCCCACGCCCTGCACACGGCGGCCGTGTCCCTGCACGGGCTCACCACCGCCCTGGCCCCGCTGCTGGCGAAGAACCGGGGCAGCGTCGTCGGGCTGGACTTCGACTCCTCCGGCGCCTGGCCCGGCTACGACTGGATGGGCGTCGGCAAGGCCGCGCTCGGCGCCGTCTGCCGCTACCTCGCCCTCTACCTCGGCGGCAGCGGCATCCGCGTGAACCTCGTCGCCGCCGGGCCCGTGGAGACGGTCGCGGGGTCCGCCGTCAGCACCTTCGGCACCATCGCCGACCGCTGGGAGCGGGAGGCGCCGCTCGGCTGGGACCGCGCCGACGTGCGGCGCCTGACCGGGCCCGTCCTCTTCCTGCTCTCCGATCTCGCCGCCACCGTCACCGGTGAGATCGTGCACGCCGACGGTGGTATGCACGCCGTCCGCATGGGTGCGGGCGACCGG